In Croceicoccus sp. Ery15, a genomic segment contains:
- a CDS encoding cell division protein FtsQ/DivIB, whose translation MSATTIRRGGKGVRRATAAKGKARAVQGAKKKTGGAVGAAWNKVPISETGLQKFFIGIFVLLAAASLVALAIYAGLPEAVRDRVGGMADGAGFTVRKVEVRGVDRMDRQAIYERAVAAQQVPMPLMDVDELRGELLQLPWVADARVSRQLPDTLVIDIVERRPHAVLQEGEEFVLIDPSGHRLQPVKRGEAEKMLVLSGDGAAERAAELSELLDAAPALKPQVRAAEWVGHRRWNLTFKTGQVVALPEGDKESSDALVSFARMDGMNRLLGGKVTVFDMRADDRIYMRVPGRAAEEAEMEAQRKRLEREAAQAAAAQESGEEIGG comes from the coding sequence ATGAGCGCGACCACCATCCGTCGCGGCGGCAAGGGCGTGCGCCGCGCCACCGCCGCCAAGGGCAAGGCCCGTGCGGTTCAGGGCGCAAAGAAGAAGACCGGCGGCGCGGTCGGCGCGGCATGGAACAAGGTGCCGATTTCCGAAACCGGTCTGCAGAAATTCTTCATCGGCATATTCGTCCTGCTGGCGGCCGCCTCTCTGGTCGCGCTGGCCATTTATGCGGGCCTGCCCGAAGCTGTGCGGGACCGCGTGGGCGGCATGGCGGACGGGGCGGGCTTTACCGTGCGCAAGGTGGAAGTGCGCGGCGTGGACCGAATGGACCGGCAGGCCATCTATGAACGCGCCGTCGCCGCGCAACAGGTGCCCATGCCCTTGATGGATGTGGATGAATTGCGCGGGGAACTGCTGCAATTGCCGTGGGTGGCCGATGCGCGCGTATCGCGCCAACTGCCCGACACGCTGGTCATCGACATCGTCGAACGCCGCCCCCATGCCGTGCTGCAAGAGGGGGAGGAATTCGTGCTGATCGACCCGTCGGGCCACCGCCTGCAACCGGTGAAGCGCGGCGAAGCGGAAAAAATGCTGGTGCTGTCGGGCGACGGCGCGGCAGAGCGCGCGGCCGAACTGTCCGAGCTGCTGGATGCCGCACCTGCGCTGAAACCGCAGGTGCGCGCCGCCGAATGGGTCGGCCATCGCCGCTGGAACCTGACCTTCAAGACGGGGCAGGTCGTCGCCTTGCCCGAGGGGGACAAGGAATCGTCGGACGCGCTGGTCAGCTTTGCCCGGATGGACGGGATGAACCGCCTGCTGGGCGGCAAGGTGACCGTGTTCGACATGCGCGCCGACGATCGCATCTATATGCGCGTGCCGGGCCGCGCGGCGGAAGAGGCCGAGATGGAAGCACAGCGCAAGCGGCTGGAGCGTGAGGCTGCGCAGGCCGCGGCGGCACAGGAATCGGGCGAAGAGATCGGGGGCTAA